In the Thermodesulfovibrio yellowstonii DSM 11347 genome, one interval contains:
- a CDS encoding efflux transporter outer membrane subunit encodes MKLRKIKEKILRLLCRLRMTKQALILMLSLLLLSCTMIPEYKRPDAPVPKEWPQGDAYSSINYEKSPKATEIKWNEFLTETKLQKIIEKALSNNRDLRLSALNVERAAAYYGIQRAELLPAVDAIGTGYRERTPADLSRTGRAETTSKYSVSLGITSWEIDLFGRLRSLKEMALEQYLAQEQTHRAARLSLISAVATAYYTYATDKENLKLAKETLKNQQEYYELMKKRYEVGVISEIDLHRVRTQVDTAREAVARYTQALAQDKNTLDLLAGEILTEELLPEGLEVLTSPKDISPGLSSDILLNRPDIMAAEHTLKAYNAQIGAARAAFFPRISLTTLFGTASAELSGLFESGSKAWSIQPQAIMPIFDARVWAAHEAAKVERQLALVNYEKTIQTAFKEVSDALAVKGTVDEQLQAIESLVHSLRETYRLAKIRYENGIDSYMSVLDAQRSLFQAQQQLNSLKLQKYANLLTLYKVIGGGE; translated from the coding sequence ATGAAGTTAAGAAAGATTAAGGAAAAGATTCTTCGACTGCTTTGCAGGCTCAGAATGACAAAACAAGCCTTAATTTTAATGCTATCCCTGTTGCTTCTTTCCTGCACAATGATTCCCGAATACAAAAGACCTGATGCACCTGTGCCTAAAGAATGGCCTCAAGGTGATGCTTACAGTTCCATTAATTATGAAAAATCACCAAAAGCAACAGAAATTAAATGGAATGAATTTCTCACTGAAACAAAACTTCAGAAAATAATTGAAAAAGCTTTATCTAACAATAGAGACCTTCGACTTTCAGCCCTTAATGTTGAGAGAGCCGCTGCCTACTATGGTATTCAAAGAGCAGAGCTTCTTCCAGCAGTGGATGCAATAGGCACGGGTTATAGAGAGAGAACCCCTGCAGACCTTTCACGGACAGGCAGGGCAGAGACAACTTCTAAATACAGTGTAAGTCTTGGGATTACCTCTTGGGAGATTGATTTATTTGGAAGGCTTCGGAGTCTAAAAGAAATGGCACTTGAGCAGTATCTTGCCCAAGAACAAACTCACAGGGCAGCAAGACTCTCTCTTATTTCTGCTGTTGCTACTGCCTATTATACCTATGCAACAGATAAAGAGAATCTCAAACTGGCAAAAGAAACCCTTAAAAATCAGCAGGAATACTATGAATTAATGAAAAAACGATATGAAGTTGGAGTAATCTCAGAAATAGACCTTCACAGAGTGAGGACACAGGTAGATACAGCCCGTGAAGCTGTAGCACGATATACTCAGGCACTGGCTCAGGATAAAAACACCCTTGACCTTCTTGCTGGTGAGATACTAACTGAAGAACTTTTGCCAGAAGGACTTGAGGTCTTAACCTCTCCAAAGGATATTTCACCAGGGCTTTCTTCTGATATACTCCTTAATCGTCCTGATATTATGGCAGCAGAGCACACACTTAAGGCATACAATGCTCAGATAGGTGCAGCAAGAGCAGCTTTTTTCCCGAGGATTTCACTTACGACGCTTTTTGGAACAGCATCAGCTGAGCTTTCAGGATTGTTTGAATCAGGCTCTAAGGCATGGAGTATTCAGCCCCAGGCAATAATGCCAATCTTTGATGCAAGAGTATGGGCAGCCCATGAAGCTGCAAAGGTCGAAAGACAACTTGCTCTTGTTAATTATGAAAAGACCATTCAGACAGCTTTCAAAGAAGTATCCGATGCCTTAGCAGTGAAAGGCACAGTAGATGAACAGCTACAGGCAATTGAATCTCTTGTGCACTCTCTAAGGGAGACCTACAGGCTTGCAAAAATAAGATATGAAAATGGAATTGACAGCTACATGAGTGTTCTTGATGCGCAGAGGTCTT